The Candidatus Paceibacterota bacterium genomic sequence TCTTTTTTTGAGTCAAAAGTATGGAAAGGGGAGCCGACTTTGGGCATTTCACTAAAGCCAATTACTCGAACGGGTGAAGAAAAAGTAGCCGAATCAATAGGACGGCCAGCAAAGTCTTCAAGCATTCGCACAGGTGAGATTGCATTTCCAGCTACCACCACGTCGCCCCTTTTTAAAGTACCATTTTTTATAATCATACTGGCGGAAATCCCGCTTCTGTCCCGATTGGTTTCAATTACTATTCCTTCAGCTGGCTTTTCAACGTCACCCTGAAGCTCAGACATTTCCGCAGTGAGTAAAATCAGATCCAGCAGCTCAGACACGCCAGTGCCCACCTTGGCTGAAATAGGCACACACGAAATAGTCCCGCCATAGCCTTCCACAAAAACATTGTGCTCAGCTAGGCTGAGCTTGGTGCGCTCTATATCCGCTCCAGCCTTATCGATTTTATTTATGGCTACTATATAAGGAAGCTTAGCTTCGGTGATAGACTTCAAGGCATCGAGAGTTTGAGGCTTGACACCGTCTTCTGCTGACACCACCAGCACAGCAAGATCGGCTACGTTGGCTCCACGACTGCGAAGTTGAGAAAAAGATTCATGACCAGGGGTGTCGAGGAAAGTGATTTTTTTTGAAGCGTGTATTACCTCATAGGCTGACATGTTCTGGGTGATGCCGCCGACTTCTTTGTCTGCCACATTTGACTTACGGATATAATCGAGCAATGTTGATTTGCCATGGTCAATATGTCCCATGATGGCCACTGTAGGTGGACGCTCGGTCGTATTTGATTGTGGTTTTTTAGTGTTGGGCATGGAATGGAGATAAAAAGTAAAGCGGGGACTAAAGAGTAGGAGGAAAAAATAAAAAGTGTAAAAATTTTCCGAGGGTTTCCAGACTACTTTTTCAGAGCTTCCTTGGCTAGGGTGATGCTTTCACTTTCTTCACCACTCAGCTCATAGGTCGAAGTCGCTTTTGTCAGCGGCTTGGCAAAGACAGACACACGGTCATTGGAGTAAAGACTAGAGATCACCACCCCATTGCCTTTTTCATCTAGCAGGGTAGTGGCAAAGCTTTGATTGCCACCAGTGCCCATCCCTTTGAAAGGATTGAAGCGGACAGTCTGGACTGCTTGAATGCTTTTATTGAGACGACGCTCTACGGTGTGGAGATAGTCTTCAGTCTCTTGCTGAAAGGTGTCTAGAGTCGCGATGGATTTTTTCAAAAAAGCCACTGTCTCAGGAATGTCTTTGGTGTGCTCTCCGGCGAGCAGGCGTCTGATCCGAAGCTCAAGGCGAATGGCCCAGGCCAAAAGCAAAACAATCAAAAAGGCTGCTACACCCGCTAAAATATAG encodes the following:
- the infB gene encoding translation initiation factor IF-2, encoding MPNTKKPQSNTTERPPTVAIMGHIDHGKSTLLDYIRKSNVADKEVGGITQNMSAYEVIHASKKITFLDTPGHESFSQLRSRGANVADLAVLVVSAEDGVKPQTLDALKSITEAKLPYIVAINKIDKAGADIERTKLSLAEHNVFVEGYGGTISCVPISAKVGTGVSELLDLILLTAEMSELQGDVEKPAEGIVIETNRDRSGISASMIIKNGTLKRGDVVVAGNAISPVRMLEDFAGRPIDSATFSSPVRVIGFSEMPKVGSPFHTFDSKKEAEKFVAKTASEPAHNQINQNKIQESPNVYILPIIIKASTSGVIEAIDFEINKIKNDRIAFKVLYSGIGDISENDIKIASGKEGTLVIGFATKVDGSAKALAERLGVQIQVFDIIYKLTEWLAQIALERTPKMEVEEQKGRVKILKFFSRAKDRQVIGGRVEEGVLTVGDTVRILRRDVEIGRGSVREIQQAKAKTSEVLAGTEFGAMIESKIELAPGDKVEPFHTVSK
- a CDS encoding DUF4446 family protein, which encodes MLSSYEIDYILAGVAAFLIVLLLAWAIRLELRIRRLLAGEHTKDIPETVAFLKKSIATLDTFQQETEDYLHTVERRLNKSIQAVQTVRFNPFKGMGTGGNQSFATTLLDEKGNGVVISSLYSNDRVSVFAKPLTKATSTYELSGEESESITLAKEALKK